The nucleotide window CTGATGGCTTCTCTGTCATTAGCTGTGAGGATTTTCCTAATCTGGTCCCCTTTCCAGGACATGTTAAGCACTCATCCATTTTAGGAACCCTTTGAAAACGGAACATTTAAGAGTTAAGCTGCCATGGGGACTCAGGCACCAAACCATCATTTCAGACTGCACAGTTCAAAGTGTTTGTCTGCAAAAACCCTCTTCTAACCCCACAGATGTGTGGCCTCCACAGGTACCTCAATCCTTCCTCATAAATCCCTTCCCTGGCTTTGGGCAGGTGCCCAGCTCGGGGTGACTCTTCCAGGCTGTGAGGATGAGCCTTGTCCAGGGCCAGTGTTCACCCCCAGCTGGGGTGCAGCACCTTGGCCCGAAACAGTGACACTGAAACAGCACCCATGACAGCAGCCGCCATTCTGCCCACGGGGGGTTTGTCCTACAGGCTCAGAATGGAATTGAAACCTTGATCCCAGCAAATAAACCATCTTCAGATCTCAAGCTCACCGAAATCTCTTGCTCTAGTGGCCTTCTGTTTCTTGCCATGTTAACTCGTGGCCTTCTCTGAGAAGCAACAAGGAACCTGGGACTCTCTGAGTGAGATGTGGTCCAGATTTCCCTCTAACTGTTAATGAAAACTGCAGAGGCAGTTTAAGACCTCTGCTCCAGTCTAACTCACTcatacttttatttctctgtacaTTCCTGCAGCCTTGTCACatcccagagctgagctggggaaggatggaaagggagagctgtgctgggagggcaTCACTTGAGTGGGATAAGGTTCCTTGTAACACCTGTTTGTCAGGGAAAGCACAGATTGGTAACTGACCTGTAATAAAGTATTCCCCGCAGTTCCCCTACAATGTAGCATTGGTTTtcacaccattttttttttctggttttgctttggtttctagggttttttgttgcctttttttatgGTCTACTAAACATTTCTATTCAAGGGTTACGACCTTTCATTTCAGTTGGGAACGTGACTGGTGTGGCTCCTCCTTCCTTTTAGCTCCAGCCTCCTTGGGAAGACCTACAAAAACATTCTGTCTCTTCTTCAGTTCTTATCACTTGTCTGTTTTGGGATAGTTTTCACTTGTGGATGCATCTCATTCTGCTCCCCATTTCTAGGAAGTGAGCTCTGCATCAGGAGTATATaaatccctggcagtgctgtccatccagcctggagccTTTTAAAGCTTACAGAAAAACCAAGCGTGTCCAATTTACTAAACATATTCCTTTTCACTTCTAGGTCCTCCTGTTGAGCCCCTGGAGCCAACCAGGCCTTTACCAACTCTTCCTGTTCGCAGAATTCACTCCACTTCGGAAAGAAAACACGAGAGACAGCCACGGCCTCCCAGTCCTCCTCTGGGTGACAggccagctctccctggctccaaACCGAACATCTGTGATGGCAACTTTAACACTGTGGCTCTCTTTAGAggagaaatgtttgttttcaaggtACTAAGAATTCCCGCTTACCCATGAGTCTTCCCTTCATTTTATTGCTGGAAAGGGTTAATAGAAGTATTTGGTAGTGAGATTTGAAATGGCTGTGAAAATAGCTCTGTTCCTCTGGGGGTGATGACTGAGCAGTATTGGAAGGAAGTGTAAGCAGATTGGCTCTGTAATATTTGGAAACAGTGCCTGATGGGATTTACAAAATGCCCAGGCAGCCTGTGCTCCAAAATGTGAACTGGGTGCATTGGCAGAGACCATTGGCAGACACCACCAAGCCTGAGAGGAGCCACCTGTAAAGCCAGGGAGCAATACCAGTGCCACGGTTAACCACAGAATCCtagagtggtttgggctgggagggaccttaaagaccatcttgttccactccctgccgtggacagggacaccttccactagaccaagccccatccaagctggcctgaaacacttccagggatggggcagccacagcttctgtgggaaCAAGCCTCGTTGTCTCAGAGGTGAcatgcacagagctggggctttGGGAACACTCAGCCTACCTGGGGAGTTTGAGTCAACCTTCCTTGTAAACTACagccagggaggaaggagaggctTTGCTCAATAACCCATTAGGGTGCCTTGAATATGGACATCCATGATCCCCTTCCCAAAATACCAGTAGCTTTCACTCTGCCCAATGGGTATGAAGTGTGCAGATATATTGAGGGTTATTAAATGGACAAACCACATCAATTGCAGAATATTACTGAAATGAAACTAGTTGAAGGTTGGGATGGTATCTGGGAGAAGTCTCACAGGTTCTGTCCTGCTCATGCTCATCCCTGAGCATCCACTGCAGCTTTAACTAATGATCTAATATCTAAAGGAATATTTCATAACTCCTTTGTGCCTTCAGACCTTGTGTGTTTCACACAGTCACCAGGTAATGTTCAGGCTGTCTGGCTCTCCTGGCCTCTGAGAGTTGAGCTTCAACTGTACCAGGACAAGCAGGACACCTCAGTGACAAGACATGGAGAGGTCACAATGCTTACAGCTGTGGACTCTCTTCcccctgctccttttccctctccttctttccACCCTTTTTCACAGCACCATCAATCAACATCTCCCCCTTTGGGCTGCCATCTTCCCCCCAGAGCACTTCCCACACTGAAGACAGTGTTGGGCTGGGTTGGAGCTGTCACCTGAAGCAGGACTTGTGTCTGTAATGGTTGTGGGGCCTAGGCAAGAATTAGCAGTGCTGGATGCTGGACCCAGCCAGGTCTGACTGCAAGACAAAAATACTCAGTCTCAAGAGGCTTCTGGTTTTCTCAGGATCGCTGGTTCTGGCGTCTGCGCAACAACCGGGTGCAGGAGGGGTATCCCATGCAGATTGAGCAGTTCTGGAAGGGCCTCCCTGCAAAGATCGACGCAGCCTATGAGCGCTCTGATGGCAAATTCGTTTTCTTCAAAGGTACAGTACAGTTCAGTATGAGCCAACCACTCCTGCCTCACCTCAGGCTGCTTTTAGGGCATGAAAATGGTGAAAACAGGTACGCTGCACCCTTGTCCTTTTCCAAGGGGGCACTTCAAGCAGCCACATTGATCCTTCAAATACAGTTCAGTGTGGGCTGGCCTTGCCAGGAAAATCTCTGTATAGAGTTAAGATCAATTAGGGGAAGTTGGCTTTCATGTGATAACAAGAAACAGCTCCTATTTCCCAGGGAGTGTCAGTTCCCTCCCTATCCTTGAACACCTTTCACCAGGGCACTGAGGCCTCTCCAGGTGCAGGGCACTCCCAAACCTCATTTCTGGACAAGTGTCTCCTAAAGAGACAAAATGACCAACCTTGTGCTGGGACCCACTTTAGCTCCTTGTATGGTGACAGTGTCTGAACAGGATCCTGTAACTTGAGAGCAAGTTGTGAGCAAGGAAGCGTGGCTGGAAAGCATGTCCAGTACAAAACCACAGGCTTCTGAATTTGTgtctgcagcttcagtaccTCAGCTTTCTAAACTGTATGAAAACTTGAGAAGGCTCAGGGAAAGGCAACAGAAATGTCTAAAAAGCTTGGGCTGACCAACACCTTAGCCTGAGCAAGGGATGGCAGACAGGGGATGAGACAAGTCTTTGAAATCATTACTGGCATGAGAAGGTAAATGGGAAAGGGCTGTTCAACAGCTCTCCCAAAACAAGAGCTGACAAGCAGCAGATGAAATAAGGTTTCAGATTCAAAATGGAGGAGCAGCTTTTTCACAGATTACAGTTAAGCCTGGAAGCCCTCAACATCCTATGGTTCACTGCAGTTGGTTTAGGTTCGTATTGATTCAACTCCTAACCAGGCCAATCTGTTTGTGTCCTCACTCACCTCTAGGAGATAAGTACTGGGTTTTTAAGGAAGTGACGGCAGAGCCAGGCTACCCTCACAGCCTGGTGGAGCTGGGGAACTGCCTGCCCCGGGAGGGCATCGACACGGCACTGCGCTGGGAGCCCGTGGGCAAAACGTACTTCTTCAAGGGGGACAGGTACTGGAGGTACAACGAGGACAAGAGAGCAACGGACCCAGGATACCCAAAGCCCATCACCGTGTGGAGAGGAATCCCTCAGGCTCCTCAGGGGGCTTTCATCAGCAAGGAAGGCTGTATGTGTCTGCAGTCATTACAGCTGTGAGATCGGGAAGAGCTggtctgtgctgggagctgggcgGTTGGATGTGGAGTGTTTTGAGTATTTTCTGATCCAGGAATCAAGTCTCAGAAGCCCTGGGGTCATCTGGGctttgtgagcagcagcagtttgaGATCCTTCCTGACCCTTGTCCCAACCCACACACCTCCTTCAGCTGCTAAACCACATTATGACAATCCAGCTCATAGGGAATGGGATTTTTCTGCCACAATAGACCCAACTTTTCCTGGGCCCTGTTTCTGAGGATGCTGGAAGTTACATTTCCTCCTAATTTACCTGTGGTGAGCTCTGGCTCTCTGCTGAAGGCTCCAACCTGTCTGATGTTAGCAGTTAGCCTTGAAGTTATGCTCTGAGTAGGGGCTTGGAGCTCCAGAGAGGCTCCTTCCaacacatttctttctctgatttgaagagttcctcctcctccagttAGGGAAAGAGCCAACAGAAGGGGCTTGTGCCATTGAGGCTGTGTTCAGATCTGGAGCTGTGGTGTGAGAGGAGGGCTGTagggctgggccaggctggaggaTAGCAGTGAGACCAGCTAAGCTGGGGAACAGTGCAGGAGACCAGCACTTTTCACCACAGCTCCCTTCTCctgttctctttcctttttttctaataaCTTGAGAGTCATTAGAAAATGAGTCATCTGGGGAGAGAGAGGTGCTTCAAACAACATGTAGCATAAAGCATCACCCTTTTATTAGCAGCAGGACAGCACTGCTCCTTAACACAGGCCAAATCTTCGTGATTCTGTGGCAAAAGGATTCATCTTACTCAGCATTTGCTCCCTCAGGCTGAATGAACAGAAGCCTGGTGTTCTTCCAAACACTGTCACACCCAGGCACATGTTGGCACCCTGCAGATGATGTTAATCACTTGGTAATGACGAGCACATCTTTACAGATGGTGTAGTAAAAAATAACTCAGTGCAGAACCCTTCCTTTAAAGTTAGTagggctttgttttttaattctcagCTTGTCTTGGCCAAGGGGAATGGTGTTCCATGGGCAATGTTGAACACACAAGCCAGGGTTATAGCTTCTCCTTTAAATCCCAGCTCCAAAACCACATTGACTTTACAATGGCTTGGGAATGCCCTGGATAAAAGTGTTTTATTGACTTAGGTAGTGGCTAGTTTCAGTTGTCCAGGCTCCCTTAATGTCCTTCCACAAGCACAGCTCATTAACCGGAAATAGTGAGAAATACTCTTTGTTTTGTCTCCTAGTTTACACCTACTTTTACAAAGGGAAAGAGTACTGGAAGTTTGATAACCAGCGGCTGAGTGTGGAGCCAGGCTACCCCAGGTCGATCCTCAGGGACTGGATGGGCTGTAACCAGAAGGATGTTGAGCGGAGCAAGGACCGGCGCCTCCCGCACGACGATGTGGATATCATGGTGACAATAAACGACGTGCCCAGCACTGTCAATGCCATCGCAGTGGTGATCCCCTGCATCCTGTCCCTGTGTATCCTTGTCCTGGTATACACAATCttccagtttaaaaacaaagaggtGCAGCAAAATGTTGTGTACTACAAAAGACCTGTCCAGGAATGGGTATGACACAGCCCGCTGCACATTTCAACTCATTGAGCTGATGAGGACTAtggacacacacaaaaaagagaaaatgcattGAAAAGCCTACCAAACAAAACTACTTCAGTGACCTACAAGTTTTGAACACCCTGGGATGGAAATAAgcaggaaaactggaaaaaatacaggCAGGCAGCCTTGCAGTGTGGAGCCTCCTTCCTTCGTGCTGCTTAGGTCACCTGCCGGTCGCGGTGCCATCCACTGGCTCgctctgccagcaccagagTCTTCGAGACAGGTTTCAACTGATCTGGGAAACTTCCTTCAGTTCCCTGCACCAGTGCTCCCTGTTAAACCCAGCATTCTCCAGTGTAGCTAAACCACCTCTGAACAGAaccatttttttaatagctgtcTCATAAATGAATTAAGATCATGAAATCTATGAACAAGAACAATTTCAGTGTCATAAGCAGAAGACATTCTGATGCTGAATCATTCTAAAAAATCTTCTTAGTTTATTACAAAATCCAGGGATCTGCCTGGATACAATTTTCCAATACCTGCTGGTCAGATGTTTTGTACATTCATAACTAATCAATGCTGCCACTCAGCACAGTGCACAAGGAACCACCGAGCACTCAAAGAGGTACCGGAGTGTGGAGCAGAAGCTCAAGAAGCACCAAACAGACACCTGGCAACATCAAGCCCTAGACTGGGACAATCTGAAGACAAAGTAATTTggtctaaaaataaaaaaaccaaccaaaaaacaatcatggtttttgttttgggagcCACtcatgaaagaaatatttaaatgtcaTGTAAGTTGGTTTAAGCTCCTGCCAGCAAGAACCGATGGTTACCAAAATACCGGGAATGTGTATAGATGCAGACTGCACTCTGCCTGTTAAGACGCTGGGAAAAGATGAGTTGTTGTTCCGTGGCATGTGTAACTAGATTGTGG belongs to Corvus moneduloides isolate bCorMon1 chromosome 17, bCorMon1.pri, whole genome shotgun sequence and includes:
- the MMP24 gene encoding matrix metalloproteinase-24 isoform X1, translating into MARCPRRALGAAGPLLPLLCALLRAAADTSTGRGWLKTYGYLLPSDSQMSALQSGKAVQSAVATMQQFYGIPVTGVLDQTTIEWMKKPRCGVPDHPHLRHSRRKKRYALTGQKWRQKHITYSVHNYTPKVGEIDTRRAIRQAFDVWQRVTPLTFEEVPYHEIKNDRKEADIMIFFASGFHGDSSPFDGEGGFLAHAYFPGPGIGGDTHFDSDEPWTLGNSNHDGNDLFLVAVHELGHALGLEHSNDPSAIMAPFYQYMETHNFKLPQDDLQGIQKIYGPPVEPLEPTRPLPTLPVRRIHSTSERKHERQPRPPSPPLGDRPALPGSKPNICDGNFNTVALFRGEMFVFKDRWFWRLRNNRVQEGYPMQIEQFWKGLPAKIDAAYERSDGKFVFFKGDKYWVFKEVTAEPGYPHSLVELGNCLPREGIDTALRWEPVGKTYFFKGDRYWRYNEDKRATDPGYPKPITVWRGIPQAPQGAFISKEGFYTYFYKGKEYWKFDNQRLSVEPGYPRSILRDWMGCNQKDVERSKDRRLPHDDVDIMVTINDVPSTVNAIAVVIPCILSLCILVLVYTIFQFKNKEVQQNVVYYKRPVQEWV
- the MMP24 gene encoding matrix metalloproteinase-24 isoform X2, which translates into the protein MSALQSGKAVQSAVATMQQFYGIPVTGVLDQTTIEWMKKPRCGVPDHPHLRHSRRKKRVHNYTPKVGEIDTRRAIRQAFDVWQRVTPLTFEEVPYHEIKNDRKEADIMIFFASGFHGDSSPFDGEGGFLAHAYFPGPGIGGDTHFDSDEPWTLGNSNHDGNDLFLVAVHELGHALGLEHSNDPSAIMAPFYQYMETHNFKLPQDDLQGIQKIYGPPVEPLEPTRPLPTLPVRRIHSTSERKHERQPRPPSPPLGDRPALPGSKPNICDGNFNTVALFRGEMFVFKDRWFWRLRNNRVQEGYPMQIEQFWKGLPAKIDAAYERSDGKFVFFKGDKYWVFKEVTAEPGYPHSLVELGNCLPREGIDTALRWEPVGKTYFFKGDRYWRYNEDKRATDPGYPKPITVWRGIPQAPQGAFISKEGFYTYFYKGKEYWKFDNQRLSVEPGYPRSILRDWMGCNQKDVERSKDRRLPHDDVDIMVTINDVPSTVNAIAVVIPCILSLCILVLVYTIFQFKNKEVQQNVVYYKRPVQEWV